A region of the Carya illinoinensis cultivar Pawnee chromosome 16, C.illinoinensisPawnee_v1, whole genome shotgun sequence genome:
CTATTCTAATAGACATATAAGTGCATGGATTAAAGATGATAAGGCTAATTCTAAGTGGATGCCAATAGGCTTTTGCAACCAACCAAATGTAGCAAAGAGATCAGAAGCACAGGAACTTTTGGAACATCTAAAACCAGATTTTCAACAACCTTGATGtgtttttggagattttaatgaaattctttttattaatggaAAGAAGGGAGACAGGTTAAGGAAGGAAGCACGGATGGTCAGCTTTCGAGAAATTCTAAATAAATGTCACTTATATGATCTTGGCTATAGAGGGGACATGTTCACATTGAGTAATAAATATGGAGATGGTACTTATACAAAAGAAAGGTTGGACAGAGTGGTAGCTAACCCTATATGGACTTACATGTTCACAAATTATGGGATTGAAGGATTAGTGGTTAGGAGTTCTGATCATAAGCCCCTATTGATGAGGTTTAGTAAAGAAGAGGAGGCAAGCATGAATAGTGCACAGCTATTTAAGTATGAGGCAAAATGGAATTTAGAAGATGATTGTGGAGGGGTGGTTCTTGAGAACTGGAAATATGGGGGCATACATTCTGATCCTGTGAACAAAGTGAAAGGAATGCTTGAGAATTGTGAAGGAGCATTAGAGAGATGGAGTAGATAGAAGAATAgaaacaaaggaaaagaaataaaagatccGTCTGATTAGTTGAAGCACTTACAAGACAATGAAAATGAGCATATGATTCCTGAGGTGAAGAAATTATAACTGAGAATGGGGATTCTGTTGGAACAAGGAAACATTAATTGAAAACAAAGAGCTAAAAGAAATTGGAATAAAGATGGGGATAGAAACAGACAATATTTTCATGCATGTGCAActaagaggaagaaaaaaaaacactatcaAATCTGTAAAAGATGAGAATGATACTATGTTGACAGAGGCAACAGACATTGCAGGGGCTTTCAAAGGTTTAAGGTTTCTTTGAGAAGATTTATAAATCTTCAGAAACACCAATTGAAGTTATTGAAGGTTGTTTGCATTCTTTGGAAGCTCAGAGTTATAACAGATATGAACCAGAAACTGGACTTATCATTCACAAGAGCAGAAGTTAATGATGCTATAAAAATGATTGCTTTTTAAAATCCCCAGAACCAAATGAATTCAGTGCATGCTTTTTTTAGAATCATTGGAATATTGTGGGAAACGAAGTGAGTAAAGCAGTTCTTATATTACTAAATGAAGAATGCAAacaataaatgttttaatccCTAAAGTGAAGAATGCAATAAATGTTAGTGAATTTCATCCTATTACACTTAAGCAAGTGTTACCTTGATTATTTCTTGTAATCAAAGTGTTTTCTTCTCGAGAAGGTTAATAACTGATAATGTCATGATTGCATACGAAGTTCTCCATTTTATGTAGACTCGAAAGAAATGCAAGGTTGTGAGTCTAGCACTGAAACTAGATATGTctaaagcttatgatagagtaGAATTGAGGTATTTGGAGGCTATTatggaaaaattttattttagtgaAAAATGGATAAAACTGATAATGGAGTGTGTTAGTTCAGTAAGTTATTCTATGTTTGTCAATGGTGCCATGAGAGGTTTTCTATCCAAAGAAGGGTTTGAGATAAGGTGATCCTTTATCACCTTATTTGTTCATTCTATGTGCTAAAGGTCTTAACTCAATGATTTATGCTATAGAAAATAAGGGTGACATTCAGGGAGTATCATTGAGAAGAGGTGGTACTGAAACCAATCATTTTATGTTTGAGGATGATTGCATCCTATTTTGTAGAGCAAAGGTTTCAGAATGGAAGAAGATCCAAGAAATATTGCAGGGGTATGAGGCAGGCTCTGGTCAAATGCTTAATAAACAGAagtcatcattttcctttagcTCCAATACAAGAGAAAAGAACAAGAGAGATATTATTGAAATAGTAGGTGGTGGGGTGTGTAGGAGCTATGAAAGATATCTAGGGCTACCAACATTGGTGGGAAggtcaaaatttaaaacttttagaGGGATAAAGGATCAAATGTGACAGAAAATTAGTAGATGGAAATcctcttttctttctcaagcAGGGAGGGAAGTGCTTATCAAATCTATACCACAGGCCATACCTACATATACTATGAGTGTTTTAAGTGTCATGAAATTTTAAGTCTGATTTTAAAGTTTTGGTAGGGCAGtaaggagggagagagaaagattcattgtaaaaattggaaaaaaatggaaaaatcaaAGAATGAGAGAGGTATGTGATTTAGGGACCTGGAGAGTTTCAATGAAGCTTTGTTAGCCAACCAATGTTAGAGAATGGTGCAATTTCTATCTTCTTTGGTTGCTCAgatttttcaagaaatgtatTTTAAGAAGAAGTCTACACTGGAGGCCAAATTGGGCAGGGGACCTTCCTTGATTTGGAGAAACTTGTGGTCTATAATTGGGCTTTTAATATGGTCTaagatggaggatgggaatGGCCAGAATATCAAGATTTTGGGGCACAATTGGCTTCATTCTCCATCAACTTTTTGTGTACAATCTCAAGTTAGTGTTTTGGACCAAGAAGCAAGTATTCAGAAGCTAATTAAAGTCAAGGATCACTATTGGAATGAAAATTCAATTACAGAAATATTCAACAAGGATGAAGTTGAGCAAAAATGTAGCCTTCCCatcaatgttttaaaaatcGTTCCGTTCTGGTCGGAATGGCTAAAATTTTTCGTGCCAGAACAGTGACCGGAATGGGATAGGTATCTATTCCGTTCCGGttcaaattccggccgttccggtcaaattccggccggaattctGGTATTTCGGCCGGAATTACtgccggaatagtaattccggtccgaaattaaaatttaaattaaaaaaataaaaaatagctcttttataaataagttgaaaaataatagataaaattgtacttttagaattcaaatacccctttccgtgcactagaagtattgttacttttaataatctgtctattctttaattttttcctttatttttgtgtcttaactcaagtttgtgatttttttcaatatatattcattttataaatctttaattcttctatatatatacacatatacatatcacacacttacatatatatgtatttattttattaattgttagtttatatatacaaataaatatttatatataatatataattaatcccgaaacggtataCCAAAACgtaccggtatcgaaatattccGTTCTAGTGCTtcaaccggaatggtctccggaacggatttcaaaactttgcttcCCATAAGTTTTTTTTTGGAGGACCTGATAAAAGATATTGGGGTATACCAAAGATGGGACATTTTTTGTGAGGAGTGCCTATTATACTGTCTTAAACTAGAGGAAAATGCAGTAAGGTGATTCTTCAATGAAGTGTGGAATGGAAAAATATTGGAAAAAGTTATGGAGCTTGGAGGTTCTAGAGATAGTGAAGAGTTTTCTGTGGAAAGCATGCAAAAATGTGCTACCAATGAGGCAAAATCTGTACAAGAAACATGTTCTTGATAATTTTTTGTGTATGGTTTGcaagcaagaggaagaaatagTCATCCATGTGTTGTGGAGGTGTATTGTAGCTAATGACATACGGGTGGATAATACGAATCCAATACAGAAGTCGAATGTGAGTGAAAGTAATTTTTTGGAGTTGTGGAAGAGATTTGCAGAATCCTTAACTGAATCTGATCTGAAATGGGTAGCTATAATATTGAGAAAAAGCTAGTTAAGAaggaataaatttatatttgaaggCAAAATGATTAATTCAAGGAACAAATGATTTAATGGAGGTGTTTAATAGTGTAGAAGAGAAAGGGACGGGGGATTATCATGTGAGATTCGACATACATCATTAAAAGATGGAAAATGTCAACCGATAGATTTATTAAGGCCAATTGGGATGCTGCGATTGATAAAGGTGcaaagaaaatggaaattgGAATTATTGTTCGTGACAGTGAAGAGGAGATATTAGCGTTGCTTCTTGTTAACAAGCAGTTTCATTCCAAATTAGTTTTAGCTGAATGTTATGTCTTATGAAGAGCAATGGTATTTTGTCAAGAACTTAATTTCTAGTGTTATATTTGAAGGTGATGCATATATGGTTGTAGAGGTTGTGAACagtaaatatgaaaattgaCTTTGATTTAGACAAATTGTggataatataaaagaaatgcTTAAGAGAAAGACAGATTGGAAGGTGGTGTAGATATCTAAAACTGGGAATTGTGTTGCACATCAACTAGCTAAGTTGAGTTTTTCTTATAAGAATAAGATTGTAATGATTGAGGAGGGTTATGAGATTATTTCAGGTAATGTCTTGTCAGACAAATTCTATAATTAATCAATTTATTATCAATGAGaagtttctttaaaaaaaatagaggatcgaactaaaatttaaaaaaaatagaggatcgaactaaaattgaaagttttggtTTTCGTAATAAATCAGTTTGGcatcatttctcaaatttttaaaatcactatataccagtttaattataaaaaacatataaatttgAACTCGTTAGATCCATATATTCAATCACAATAATAAAGATGGAACCTTCAAATTCTTCATTTATTCCTCGTTCTCTCCTCCcttcctatttttatttttattatattttatattttttatctcataGAACAAACTTGCaatagaaaaatttattgaAGGAGTAGACATAAGACttcaaaatttataataaacctATTATATTAACTCAAGTTTATTTTgtaaagtaattttattttatttctataattcTAGATACTAATATCTTCTACAGTGAAGAGACCGATGAACTACAGGTAAGCTCCAGCCAGTTTGCCCACATATCGAAATGATACTCCAGCGTAAAAGCCAAACCACAAAATCCATCTAAAATCAAAGCAATCTACTTTTTCGTTGAATCTCGTGGGTTGTGTCTTCATCGCCGTCCAAAATAATGGATCCCACTCACCAACCGTCAAAAGATCGTAAACGCTGCAAACTTCCATGCTGCTCTTGTACAAAGACCCCACGCTCGGATTCCAAACTGACACTTCTTCTGACACTGAAAAAGCATTGAAATAATTGAAGTGAAGTTGGAAAACGAAGgtaggaaagaaagaaagagacggGAGAAATCTCCA
Encoded here:
- the LOC122298795 gene encoding uncharacterized protein LOC122298795, coding for MVSFREILNKCHLYDLGYRGDMFTLSNKYGDGTYTKERLDRVVANPIWTYMFTNYGIEGLVVRSSDHKPLLMRFSKEEEASMNSAQLFKYEAKWNLEDDCGGVVLENWKYGGIHSDPVNKVKGMLENCEGALERWSR